Genomic DNA from Equus caballus isolate H_3958 breed thoroughbred chromosome 10, TB-T2T, whole genome shotgun sequence:
CATCTTCTCTCCTTTAGGGTCTCACTTCTCCCCGTATCTTCCCACTGTCATCTTCTGTGTTCTGACTAATGCCACAAGAGCCCGTATCAGGCAGAAGGGAACTGTAGAAAGAGGGGtggagggccggcccagtggcgtggtggttaagtttgtgcactctgcttcggtggcccagggttcaccagttcagatcctgggtgaggacctacacacagcttatcaagccatgctgtggcagtgtccgacatacaaaatagaggaagattggtaaagatattagctcagggacaatcttcctcaagcaaaaagaggaagataggcaatagatattagctcagggacaatctttctcaagcaaaaagaggaagatgagcaacagatgttagcttagggacactcttcctcaccaaaaaaaaaaaaaaaagaagaagaagaaaccgGTGGGATAGATTAGCCAGGGGAGAGGGGGCTGTCCCCATAGCTCAAAGCTATTTATAACCCTAGTCGCCTGAGACCCACCCTTCCCTCTTCCACAGGCctctctcttccacaggcctcctccctagcactcaataaatggttgctATGATTTTAATTGTGATCATTAAATAACGATGCTGTCTAGAGTGTCCAAATGTCATCCTCTGGGTTCACCTGAGCAggcatcatttttattcttttccatacAGTGTATTTGTCCAACAGCCAAGCTTGGGTAACTTAAGATTTGAGCATTGTGAAATGTTCACATAAATAAATTTGCAAACCAAGGCAGAAAAAGAATAGTAATTATTTATTATGAGAGCCAGACTTACATAGCACTTGCAGTGTGCTGGGCATTGCTCTAAGTGCTTCTCACACAGTAATTCACTTAACTCTCACAACCCACAAGCACCCCATGCTATTATCATTCCCATCAGAGATGGAAAACCTTCACCAGGCCACCAGCTGCAACTTTGGGGCTGGAAAACATGACCACAGACATGGAGGGTGCAAGCTCATCCCACTCAGGGGTGGAAAGGTTTGACAGATTCCAAAAGGGCCAAGGAGAGAACACGTTATCTGAGTGAATGCTCAGTGCCAGGCAGGCCCCAAATAATGCACTTGACACTATCATCTCCTTTATTCCTTATCACAATAATATGAAATCCTAGCAAACACTTAATGTGCCCTAAGTGCCACtaagtatgtgccaggcacagcagTACTGCTTCATAGGTATTAACTCAATCCTCTCAGTGACCGTGTGAagtcagtattattattatcatccccagtttacagaggaggaaactgaggcacagatcaTAAGGGATAGAGCCAAGATTcagacccaggcagtctggctccagagtttaTGCATTTAACTACCAGAATGTTATGCTTCAGAGCAGGGGGAACCCTCACCCCaacattaaaaaactaaaatctgaACCAAAGCTGAGACACATCAGGTCTCCTTATGGGGTCTGGGAAGTCAGGGATATGTGGATACTGTGGTCTTGGCAGGAGGGCAGTTAGACTCGGGGACTCCACAGaggcctggggctcagagaggatTTGGAGGGGGAAGGGTGGCTGCTTAGAAGATGAGGGATGGGGGGGGGGTCCCACAAAGGCTGGAGAATTATAGGTTGAAGTTGTACGATGGATCTATAGGCAACTGACAAGGCCTGGGGTCCAGCAGAGGGGGTGCTATGTGCATGGGGCTGTAGGGGTGTCAGGGCAGATTTAGAAGCTTGTTAGGGGTAGGGGGTCCTGAAGCAAAGCAGGCACATGGGTGGCTGGGTTCCATGCAGGACTCAGGGTCTATAAGATACTGGGAGAATGACTCTGGTCTCCAAGAATCTCTGGAAGCCTTAACCTAAAATACAGAGTAGTCAAAGTGAGTCCATGGGGGGGGCCCTTGGAATGTATAAAGCCCCAGATTCTATTTGATACACGCTAGGTCTCGGAGGATCCGGGGATCACACAGGATCACGACTCCACAGGGAAAGCAGCCCGTCTGTAGGACCGCTGGAGACTTAAGAGGATAGAAGAATTCTGTATGAGCTTGTGGTGGTCCCCGAGACCCAGGATCTACAGGGCCTCAGATTCTAGGGATGCTCTTGATCTATGGGGACCCAACGTCTGTAAGGAGCCGGGTCtccatggggggggggggggggccgctAGCAGGAacctggaggggctggaggaccTTGTAATCTACATGGAACGCGGCGGGTCTACACGAGCCCCAAATGACACATGGGACATGGCGGGTCTACACGGGCCCCAAATCCTCCAGGGGACGTGGCGGTGTGCACGGCTAGTGAGGCTGGGGCAGACGTGCAGAGTCAGGGTCTGACGCCCGCCGGGGTCCGCGTCCCTCACCTGCTCCGGGTCGGAGGAGAAGCCACTGCAATCGCCAGAACCGAAGCCTCCGCGCGCCGGCTCCGGCCTCCCCCACCCCGGCCTCCGAGTCGCTCTAGCCGCCCCAGAGTCAACCTTTGCTTCCAGCTCCACTCCTCCCGCCAGCCGCTCTAGCCCGGCTCCTGCCCAGCTCCTGCCCAGGCGATTCTACTCCTCCTGCCGGCCGCTCTAGCTCTCCACGGCGCCACGCTGGCCCAATAGGGTCGCTCTGGCCTGCCTTGGAGGGCTGGCGTTTCCGTATCTCGACTGCCCCCGTCATTCTCCTgggccccgcgccccgccccccgcccgggGATGGGGATGGTTTCAGCCCCTCTGCCAGGGCTCCGTCCGAGATCTCCGAGGCGCTCTGGCCCTTAGCTCCCGGACTGGGCTCCCTGCCCTATCTTGCTTCCCTAACTCCGGGACCAGCTGAGTTCCCAACGCTGGTACATTAATTCTCCCCGCACCCCTCCCCCGCACACTTTCCGCTGCGGCTGGAAAGCAAAAAGCCTGGGTTCAAGCGTACCTTTCCCTCTGATATGCAGAGTAACCTGGAAAAAGTGATTACTTCTCTCCcggcctcagtcttcccatctgtacaatggaggaAGATCTCCAGCTCTGTCTCCTACAACCCACCTCCCAAGGTATAATTAATGGTCCCGAAAAAGAGCTCTCCAAAAACGCGTTCAAAGGCGCTCTGCAGCTTTCAGCTTCACCACGCCTTACGGCATTGTTATGGTCGTTTTTCTTTTTAGGTGGCTCTAAAGCATGCGGGGTTGGAGGGCGGCGCTTAGCGGAAAGCACCTgcgagttcaaatcccagttccacTCGGCCTCACGATGTGTGTGCCCCGTGTGAGTCGGTTctgctccctgggcctcagtttccccacccgtATAACGTGAGTGATCATCCGTCCTCTGCTGGACAGTTGGGAGGCCTTGGTCCGGGCCTCGCACCCCTCATCCGCCCTGGGCACTCAGCAAGTATTACTTCTGTCTTTGCCCCCtttgacagatgggaaaactgaggcccaggaaggggtGGCCGCGGCTCAGTGGTGCCGCGAGGAGGCCCCTCCACCGCCGGCAgcgccccagcccctccctcccccccccactTCCCCTGGCCGCCGAAGGGAGGGAcgccgggcggggccggggcgggtgTACCTGGTGTCCGCGCGGGGAGGTGACCGGCGGGGCGCCCGAGGTCGGGCTCGGCGATCCCGGGCCCTGGCTCCCGGCTCCCGCTTCCTGGCTCTGGCGGGGCAGGAAGTTGGGGCGTTTTTCCGGaggcccccgccccgcgcccctcCCCGCTTCCtgcccgcgccccgcgccccgccggcACCTCCGCTTCCTTCCCCTTCTCGTCGCCCGCCCGCCCCCCTCTCCGCGCTCCGCCCGGGACCCGCGGGTACCGGCCCCGCCCGACCTCTGCCGGCGTGTCTGTCTGTTGGTCCGCAGGGCGCGGCTCGACGCTTCTCACATCTGCCTGGCGTCCGCCATCGCCTCCCTGCCGGGGCTGGGGGCGAGGCTCACCCTGCCTGCGCCTCACTCTGCGCCGCAGCCTCCCCTGCTTGccgtctctctgtgtctcttggtcttcctttccttctttgcctctctgtgtgtgtttctgtctgtGTCCGTCTCTCCGTCcctgtccctgtctctctctctccccttttctccGTTGGGGTCTTTCCCTTCCGCTCTCCGttatctctcctcctctctgtcacTTTCTCCCTCAGAAccattctcttcccttctctgggtcCTTCTGCATCTTTCTCCATCTCAGTCTTTTCCCAGCTGTTGCTTTCAGGGGTCAGTCTCTCCATGTCCATTTTTCTACGgacccttcttttctttctatctcttccTGCTATCTCTTTCTCAGTATCGCTGTCTCTCTCTGATTCCCCTTCCCCtcattgtctttctcttctcttgctctgtctctttgtCACTAGATCTCTGTTGCAGTCCCTCCACTCTGTATCTCAGAAACTCTGCATCTCAGAAACTCTGCATCTCTGTGCCTCTCTTGTCATTGCCCCTGGGTCTCCCCACCATCCCCAAGTTAGGGCCACAGACTCTCCAAATCCATCTGTTAAAGGCCACCCCCCAGAGGACAGATGTGGCCTGGCCAGAGCCACAGTTCCATACTGGCCCCACCAGACAGTCCCCTGTGTTTGTACCTGTGTCTGTAGGACTCAAATACTAGTAAATAAATATGGTCACCGCCCTCCATCCTGTGTGCCCCCTGCCCTTTGCTCAGGGACATGGCCTAGGCTGGGGCCCTTCTCAAGACACTCCTGTTTCTCTCAGAGGGCAGCCAAGACTGGCTACCTGGTCCCAGATGTGGGGagtgggaaggggctgggggtcCAGAACTCTGGGGCtgagggggctgggggcctggactcgtGGGTCCCAGAGGAGGGGGGTGATCTCTGTGAGATCCATGACTACTGCCAAGGTCTGCAGTTGGGAAGGATTTATTATCACTAAGTGGCCAtgacagagcagggagggggaggtggcACTAACGAGGCTGCTACAATCAGCTCCCCTAGAGGCAGCGATTAAGGGCTCATTAcccgctgggggtggggggggaggctgggaaaggcGCAGGGGGAGGATTGAGTTCGGGTGTGGGGCAGAGATGAGGACAGTCTAGAGGGAAGAAGAGTGGACACTCCTCAGCGGGAAGTTGAGTCAGGACACTCCCAGGAAAGATTGTGAAAAGACCGCGTTccagggaagtggggagagacACAAATTGGAAGCACAGCAGATGGGGGCAGCCCGGCCGGGTCACGGCTTCTCCAGCTGGACGTCTCCGATGTGGAGGCTGCCCACGTCCTGGTAGGTGCCCTGGAGGCCCCGGGAGATGTCCTCGTACATGGAACAGTCATCGAGGTTCAGGCCCTGGGGTGGAAATGTGGTGATGGGTCTCAGTGTCCTGATGCCCAGGTCCTTGCCCCTAGCCACACCAGGGGGAACCCTGTGTGAACCCCCCCAATGCACCTATCCCTAACCTGTCCCCACCCTCCACTCACCTCATAAAGATTCTCATCTTCGTAGTCATCCTGGATGTCTGGCCCGAACTTCAAGTTCTGCCATCGTTTCTGTCGGGGGATTGGGAACCTCAGTGAGGACGGGGCAGCATATGTTTTCAGACCCTCCTGGATGCCAGGAGGGGCTTTACCAGTGAGGGTAAGGGACATGCCCAAAGCCACATATCCAGTGAGTGGCAGGTCTCTCTGGGTCCAAGCCATTGTCCTTCTTGCTGTCTCCACTGCCTTACTGTTCTCCATGGATAACAACAACGATAATAGTAAATAGCAATAGTTGCCCTGTGGCCTAAAGGGAGGCTGGTTCAGGTCAGAGACTCTGGGGGGACACCCAGCCCTCATCTTCCCTGGCCTGGGTTATATCTGGAGGGCTACAGCACTCCTGGAGGTGGGGCGAGTGAGGCAACCCTGGAGGAAGACTGAGCACCCTGTAAAATCcgttatattaattcatttagtccccacagcccctgtgaggtgggtgctgTCACTCCCTCAAGTTTTAAGTGGGGACCCTCAGACTCGGAGGGGCCTGGTCCCCGGTGGCTTACCCTGAACAGCAGCAGCGTCCCAGGCACCACTGCGCAGAACAGCAGGATGATCCCCTCGGCTGTGATGATGTTGTTCTTGGTGCCCTCCCCCATGTCCAGGAAGGGTCTGGGGAGCGGCTCTGTGAGGGGGGTGCTGCTCAGAACCCTGGCACCTCCAGCCCTCCCTggcctcccggccccgccccaccccgcccaACCAGGCCCAGGACCACTGAAGCCCCCACTGGGCAGATGAGAAAATTGGCCAGTGTGTGCGAGCCAGGGAGTGAGTATGCCCACTGCGGGCACTGGTCCCATCCCCATGtcccagatgaggaagctgagcatCCCCAGCTGTGGAGGGACCTCGGGGCCAGGGCCCAGGCACTCACCACGCACGCGGAGGTAGGTGCCACAGGACTGCTTGGTCTCGTTGCCTTCCTTAGCTTGGCACCTGTACATGCCCCCATGGCTCTTATTCACCTGCTGGATGGTCAGCTCGCCCATGGGCCCCTTGCCGTACTCCAGGAACATGGGAGGCCATGTGAAGTTGCTTTGGAGGATGCGCCACCAGGTGATGTTGATGTGGCTCCCTGGGCTGCTGCCATTGTGTTTGCACTGGAGGCGGGCCTCATCCCCCACGCTCACTGTCACTGATGGCGGGCCCCCATCCacccacagggcctggcacccagggCCTGTGGAGAGGCAGATGGGTGAGGGGCTGCAGGTGAGCACTAGGCCCAGCGCTGGGCTCTGCAGCTGCAGCACTCCTGGGTGTGTGGGTGCAGGGAGTATGAGGACACTCTTGGGGGAGGTGGGCGAGGGGAAGAGAGGGTGGTGTTGGGAGCAAGGAGTGAGGTTGCCTCTGGGGGAGGGAGTTGGGATAACGGACAGTCGACGAGGGGGTGAGGAGGAACCTAGAGGAGGAGAGTGAGACACCCTGGGAGGCTGAACAcaccttgggggtgggggtggtggtgtgAGGACATCctggggaggagagtgaggcaCCCAGGGGTGGTGCCACACCCCTGGGGGTCCCCACTTACCAACAACCCCACGCCCACTCTGTGCTTTGGCCCCACTGGACTCACTGGCATCTGGATATTTGGTTCCCTCATACTAGAAGTACCTTGCCTGGGCAGCTCCTTCCAGTATCAGTTTGGGCATCACCTCCTCCTGAAGGCCCTCCTGGTGCACTTTCCTACCGcagccccagcccggccctgtGTCTGGCACTATATCTTGCGTAATTGTCACAAGACCCTCAGAAGTAGGTTCTCTCATTGTCCTCACTTTACAGGTGGGATGGCTAAGGCCCAGGGAGGGCAAGTTGGCTGCCCAGCCTCACCAGGGCAGCAGGAATGGCTGGGGGTTTAAACCCCGGGCCCCCTGGGCCTCTTCCTGCCAATCTTTGGCCTGCCCT
This window encodes:
- the LOC111775429 gene encoding uncharacterized protein; the protein is MGKLRPRKGWPRLSGAARRPLHRRQRPSPSLPPPLPLAAEGRDAGRGRGGCTWCPRGEVTGGAPEVGLGDPGPWLPAPASWLWRGRKLGRFSGGPRPAPLPASCPRPAPRRHLRFLPLLVARPPPSPRSARDPRVPAPPDLCRRVCLLVRRARLDASHICLASAIASLPGLGARLTLPAPHSAPQPPLLAVSLCLLVFLSFFASLCVFLSVSVSPSLSLSLSLPFSPLGSFPSALRYLSSSLSLSPSEPFSSLLWVLLHLSPSQSFPSCCFQGSVSPCPFFYGPFFSFYLFLLSLSQYRCLSLIPLPLIVFLFSCSVSLSLDLCCSPSTLYLRNSASQKLCISVPLLSLPLGLPTIPKLGPQTLQIHLLKATPQRTDVAWPEPQFHTGPTRQSPVFVPVSVGLKY
- the CD79A gene encoding B-cell antigen receptor complex-associated protein alpha chain, which codes for MPGAPGVLQARPATLFLLFLISAAGVGPGCQALWVDGGPPSVTVSVGDEARLQCKHNGSSPGSHINITWWRILQSNFTWPPMFLEYGKGPMGELTIQQVNKSHGGMYRCQAKEGNETKQSCGTYLRVREPLPRPFLDMGEGTKNNIITAEGIILLFCAVVPGTLLLFRKRWQNLKFGPDIQDDYEDENLYEGLNLDDCSMYEDISRGLQGTYQDVGSLHIGDVQLEKP